Sequence from the bacterium genome:
CACCGCCACCTGCGCGCCCACTACATTGTAAATTACCAATTCGGTCCGCGCCGTCACCGGCAGTGAATAAGGAATCGTCGTCGCTGGATTAAACGGATTGGGATAACTCGGCCGCAAGCTAAACTGCAACGGAACCGGAGCAATGCCAGCGCCTGTTCCGCTCTGCTGTACAGTCAATTCGATGGGCACGACTGCAGTACTGTCAAGCACGGGGCAGTGCAACAGCACACCCGGACGATACAAACCCGACGGCAGGGAGGTGCCATCAACCGTTAGCGTCAACGGCAAGCTGCCGCTCGCCGACACCGTGCCTGACAAAGGAGTGACCGTTAGCCAATCTGTTCGATATTCCAATTGATTGAGCACAAGGCGGTCGCCGTTGGGATTGTTGCGAATCGTGCCGACGGTCGTCAGCATGCCGTTCCATGCCGTCGTCACCGCGCAGCCTGTCGCCAGATCACCGTCCCGACCCGTGAGCGTGGCCACCTGTCGCATCTCATGCGTAAGCGGATTTATTCGCCACAATGAGTTTATGCCTGTTTCCGCGGCGCTGCAACTCACAAGCAAGCTGAATCCTTCAACATCGTCTCGTATCCATGATAGCCCGGCGATCGGCAGGTTCAACACGTTTTCAATAGTTGACATTAGCTCCCCGTCGCGATCCACTTCGTAAAGATCGCTATACATATCCGCCGCCCAGAAGTGATCCGTCGCCGGATCATAAGCCAAGGCGCGTCCCGGGCTGAGTTGGGTGAACGGAATGGTCACCGTCCACAATCCGTTCAAGTCAATACCTTGTATCTGCCACAATTCCTGAGGCGAGCCATACAGATACTGGCCGTCAAAGCACATGTCGAACCACCCGATGGGATCCGTAGCCGGCTGCGCGAGCGTATCGAGCAAACTACCGTCGCCGCCGAATACATAAATGCTGTTTGCACCGCTTGGCCCGCTCGATCCGCATGCATACCATCGCCCATCGGCGTACTCGCAGCCGAGGATGTGCGGATCGTTGGTCAACGTGGTGACGTTTGTCTCCTGCAGTACTCCCATCGGCGGCACCGGCACGCCGTTCACAAAATATGCCGTCGAGATCGAGAAATCAAGCGGCCCGTTGCCGCCATTCCCGATTTCCACGCCAACCTGAGTCTGTAAACTCTCCGCGATAGCAAGCCGCAGCGAGTCCGGTGAAACCGCTACTTCAGGGTGCAGCATGCTGATATTCACAGTCGTCGTGCTGTCAAAGTACACCATGACCTCCGGTACCACCGCGTCGTTGAATCCTCGCCGCGATACAATCAGCGCTCGTGTGCCGGCCAACACTTCGTCAATTTGATAAAATCCGCCAGCATCCGTTGAATCAAATGCGACGTGGTTTGCCACTCGTATCACGGCTCCGGCAATCGGTTCACCTGTGCCCTCCGATGTGATCTGTCCTGCCACCGAACCCAGACTCGTTCGGAAATCAGCGTCAATTAGGATCCTTCGGCCGTCCACAACGTTGGCGCAGCCCGGTGCATAGGTCGCGCCGCGCGCCAGCTCCAAGCCGCGCTCAGCCAACGCATCATGAATGCCAATCGTGACGCCGGGAATATCGTCGCTGGTTGAGGCCAGCAGATCCATCGTAATGTCGTTGTACATGAACAACAGCTTGCCATTGCCGCCAACCGAAGGATACGCTATCGGATCGAGCAGCAGCAACTGAAAATCAAGACTGGCATCCGAGTAAGTGTAGCCGCCGCCGGATGCTTTCCATTGCACGATGAACGCGTGATGTTCTTCGTCATAGTACGTCCACACGCCTTGACCCGCGCCGGACGTCTTCAAATCGTCCCAGTAGATGGCCACCATATTGGCCGGCGCCAGAATCGCCGGAAGTGGACGATTCAGCGGAGTATCTGTCCATGTCTCGTTGCCAAATGCCGCCCACCCGTTCGAACAAATTGTGATCGAATCAAAGGTCTGATCGTAAAACGTGAATGAAAATGGCAACGCGCGTAGCGACGTCCAGTTCTGCGTGATCTGCGTTTTCTCACCCGGGTCCTCAATATTCAGGTCGATCCCGAGACCGCCGCTGAGATCAACGTAGTCAAACTCCAACTCTGGGGGATAGGCCATGTCACCATCGTCGTAAGAGTAGTATCCAAAAGCATCCGGTCCGCACGGGTCGGTTGGCGACGTCGTACCCAACGGTACCAAGAACACCACTGTGTCACGCTGACCAGCCGCTGTTTCCACAATCATGCGGAATTGCACTTGCGCTCCGTTGTACATGAGCGAGTCCGCGGCGATGCTAAACGAATTTCCGCCATTGCTCGCCGTGCCGCCCACCTGAACATCACCAAAGGTTCCGTTTGCGTCCATAACTCTGGCCAGAGGATTCAGCGACGTCAATGTGGCCGTTGTCCCGCTAAGCGGCTGCGCGCCAACATTAGCGAGCGTTACCACGAGCTCCCGCGCCGTCCCCGGCTGCCAAGCTCCACCGAGAATCTCATGGGCCACGTACTCCGGTTTCCCCGCCAGCGCCGTATACGAAACCACGCTCTCTGTGGCCTGGTGATCGCCCTGAACGGTTAGTCGTAAAGATCCCTGTGCACCATGATTCATCAATTGCGAAACCTGCACGCGAAACGCACTGCCCGGTACGGCCAGCATGCCGGGTTCCAAATCCGGATAGTTAATCGGTGCCGACAAAACCGTGAAATATTCGCTGAGACTCGCGAGCTCCGCTTGTATGCCCGTTTCCGTGATCGTCTCGCCGAAGTTTTTTATCCGCATCGTCAGGTCAATGACTTCGCCCGGATTGAATTCGCCGTCGGCATTGCCCACAGTGCCGTTGATGTTATCGTCGTCAATAGCCACGCTGTCCAACGCCACCCATACTCCGATATTGCCGCACGCAATGTCCGCAAGATATGGTTTGTGGTTCATTTTCGTTACCGTAACGGAGATCGTACCCGCCGAATCTACCGTCAACGGCAACGTCGCGGCGCCACTTGAGTCCGTGAGCGCCCGGCAGACATCACCGTCACCCTCGATCACCACCACAAGCGCTGCGGCGACTGGTAAGTCCGTCAGAGTGTCGCTTACGGTAACGGTCAGTTGCCGCGCTCCAATCGGAAGCGCCGTCGAGTGCGCCGCCGTTATAATCGTCGGTGTATCCGTCCACATACGCAAGGCCGGATCACCGATGACATTAGTGTGACCAACGCGCGTGGTGTATTCTAAATTGCCTATTCCATAGGTCTGCGCTAAGGTGATAATACCGGCCAAATGACATGATCCGGTCCGCTCAATGCCCAGTTGCGACATCGCATTGATGAACCCCCCGCCGAACGTCTGAAAATACGTGGCATTTTCATCGAGCGAACTGTAACCGATTGCAGCGACCGCGCCTTTCGGTGTGTTCGCCGTTCCGGCCAACACGAATTCTTCAGCCAGGCAAGTTTGATAGTCGAAGCCGCCCGTCCCGCCGGCCATCAGGATGGACACTGGATGACGCCAGGCATTCGTACACATGTGCCAGAAACTTTGCAGAGAGCCCACCCAATACCCGGCGTAATAAAACAAACCAATGCCTTCAGTAAACTGCTCACACAGATAATTCTGGTCGGCGATGCTCACCGCATAGCTGACAACGTTGTCTTGTATACCCGTATACTGCCGTAACTGCCGATCGGCCCACTGTACCGCAAACAGATTGTTGGGCTGCTCCATGCCAACGATGGCGTAGAGCAAGGCGCGCGCCGTCCAATTCGTATCGTTCACCAGCGTTTCGCGCTCATACATCATCAGTTTCCGCCAGGCCGTGGCAAACTCCGATGAACTCGTAGCCGAGATGCGCCCAATGGAAACATCCGGCAAGAGGTCATTGCCGCCTAACAGCGCGAAGAACTGATCCAACTGCCCGTTTCCGCTGGTTGGTAATCCAAATGAGCTGGATGGATCGCCCATAATGCACACATGCTCAAGCGGCGTCGCGGTGTTCTCGTAGTAGTCAAGAATCGTGCTCCGTAAAACTCCGGCGCTCGGACTAGTCGCGAAGCGGTGGACGATCACATCGTAACCACAGCGGCTCCGCCATGCCGCTAAACTGTCCGTCCACGGATTCACACTGGCCTGATCCCGCGCCACAATGAGATAGGTCCCCGGTGCCGTCGTCACGTCGTCGAGTACGTCTTCGTCCAAATTACGGATGAACTCGCGGTACAACGCCGCATATTCGCCTGAAATGCGCCGCGGCGCCGTGAGTTCATTCAGACCCGGCTCGCTGTTCCCGATAAGCTCCACTTCAAGCGTATGATAGACCCGCGCCTGCCGCGTCACCGGATTCACTTGCACCGGAAAAAGCGTCACATTGACAACCCGAAAATCGCGCATGATCATGGGCGCCGACATCGTCGCCGCGTCCGGCGGGTACCACACATCCGCCGAATAAAAAACCGGGTCCTGCGAAAATTGCAGGGACCCGGCTACATCCTCAGGATAAGGCAGTGCGTCGTAATCGTCAATCACATCATACTCGGCGGCCACAATCCGCAGTTCCACACCGCCCATGTCCGCCACGCGGTACAGCCGCGATAGTCCCGGCACCGCCGGCGCACCCGGTGCGATGTGCAGCGGTTCGCCAACCAGCGTGGCCACCGTCCCGAGACGAAATCCGCTGATCTGCTCCGTGAATTCAATCCGTGAATCATTGAGCGCAATGCGCGTCAACGCCGGATTGTCGGAGTGCACCGAGAGCGCGTCTCCGACTCCGCCAGTCGTGCCGACTGGCGCGAACAGCGCCTCCGCCAAAGCAGTGTCGAAAGCAAGCGAGGGGAGAGAAAAGCACAGAATACAGCATGTGAGAGCAGCGGGCTTCATCTTTGCCTCCTGGTAATGAGCGGCGGGGCTGGCTTCTTTCGGCCAGCAATTCCCCTGTCATGAATCTAGGCTCCGTCATCGGAAAAAGCAAGCCCGTCGCTCGCTCCTGCTTGAACATCCGCACAAGCCGCCCCTGCCTGCACGTCCGATTCTCCCCTGAGGCCAATACCGCTTGAAACTTAGGCCGCGTTGTAATATCTTACCTCACTTCCGAGGGCCAAGGTACCTCTCGCCTTCCACTTTCTATCCTTACAGAAAGCGAATCTCACATGACCACAGCGGACACGCTGGACGGCCGCACGCTCTTCGGTTTCCGCATGGGCTATTGGATGCTCTGCGTCATCGAAATGTTCGAGCGGCTGGCTTACTTTACCGTGCGCAGCGTCGTGGCTGTGTACATCATGCAGGCCGACGATCCCGGCGGCTTGCATCTGACCGCCGCCGACAAAGGCACGATCTTCGCCTGGTGGTTCGTCTTCCAATCCATCCTGCCAATGTTCACGGGCGGCTATGCTGACCGCTACGGATACAAGAAGACAATCTTCTTCTCCGTCACCATGAACATCATCGGCTTCGTGATGATGGCCTATCTGCGCACATTCTGGGGCTTCTTTGCCGGCGTGATGGTCCTGGCCACCGGCACCGCGTTCTTCAAACCTGGTCTGCAAGGTTCGCTGGCGCAGAATCTCGACAAGACGAACTCTTCCGTCGGCTGGGGTATCTTCTATTGGATCGTGAATGTCGGTGCCTTCATCGCACATCCGCTCGCCGGCGTGTTGCAGGTCGGTA
This genomic interval carries:
- a CDS encoding carboxypeptidase regulatory-like domain-containing protein — its product is MKPAALTCCILCFSLPSLAFDTALAEALFAPVGTTGGVGDALSVHSDNPALTRIALNDSRIEFTEQISGFRLGTVATLVGEPLHIAPGAPAVPGLSRLYRVADMGGVELRIVAAEYDVIDDYDALPYPEDVAGSLQFSQDPVFYSADVWYPPDAATMSAPMIMRDFRVVNVTLFPVQVNPVTRQARVYHTLEVELIGNSEPGLNELTAPRRISGEYAALYREFIRNLDEDVLDDVTTAPGTYLIVARDQASVNPWTDSLAAWRSRCGYDVIVHRFATSPSAGVLRSTILDYYENTATPLEHVCIMGDPSSSFGLPTSGNGQLDQFFALLGGNDLLPDVSIGRISATSSSEFATAWRKLMMYERETLVNDTNWTARALLYAIVGMEQPNNLFAVQWADRQLRQYTGIQDNVVSYAVSIADQNYLCEQFTEGIGLFYYAGYWVGSLQSFWHMCTNAWRHPVSILMAGGTGGFDYQTCLAEEFVLAGTANTPKGAVAAIGYSSLDENATYFQTFGGGFINAMSQLGIERTGSCHLAGIITLAQTYGIGNLEYTTRVGHTNVIGDPALRMWTDTPTIITAAHSTALPIGARQLTVTVSDTLTDLPVAAALVVVIEGDGDVCRALTDSSGAATLPLTVDSAGTISVTVTKMNHKPYLADIACGNIGVWVALDSVAIDDDNINGTVGNADGEFNPGEVIDLTMRIKNFGETITETGIQAELASLSEYFTVLSAPINYPDLEPGMLAVPGSAFRVQVSQLMNHGAQGSLRLTVQGDHQATESVVSYTALAGKPEYVAHEILGGAWQPGTARELVVTLANVGAQPLSGTTATLTSLNPLARVMDANGTFGDVQVGGTASNGGNSFSIAADSLMYNGAQVQFRMIVETAAGQRDTVVFLVPLGTTSPTDPCGPDAFGYYSYDDGDMAYPPELEFDYVDLSGGLGIDLNIEDPGEKTQITQNWTSLRALPFSFTFYDQTFDSITICSNGWAAFGNETWTDTPLNRPLPAILAPANMVAIYWDDLKTSGAGQGVWTYYDEEHHAFIVQWKASGGGYTYSDASLDFQLLLLDPIAYPSVGGNGKLLFMYNDITMDLLASTSDDIPGVTIGIHDALAERGLELARGATYAPGCANVVDGRRILIDADFRTSLGSVAGQITSEGTGEPIAGAVIRVANHVAFDSTDAGGFYQIDEVLAGTRALIVSRRGFNDAVVPEVMVYFDSTTTVNISMLHPEVAVSPDSLRLAIAESLQTQVGVEIGNGGNGPLDFSISTAYFVNGVPVPPMGVLQETNVTTLTNDPHILGCEYADGRWYACGSSGPSGANSIYVFGGDGSLLDTLAQPATDPIGWFDMCFDGQYLYGSPQELWQIQGIDLNGLWTVTIPFTQLSPGRALAYDPATDHFWAADMYSDLYEVDRDGELMSTIENVLNLPIAGLSWIRDDVEGFSLLVSCSAAETGINSLWRINPLTHEMRQVATLTGRDGDLATGCAVTTAWNGMLTTVGTIRNNPNGDRLVLNQLEYRTDWLTVTPLSGTVSASGSLPLTLTVDGTSLPSGLYRPGVLLHCPVLDSTAVVPIELTVQQSGTGAGIAPVPLQFSLRPSYPNPFNPATTIPYSLPVTARTELVIYNVVGAQVAVLVNEVQNAGDHAAVFDGQTLPSGIYFARLRSGNLMKTTKMILLK